The genomic interval acaaacacaaatttgtgccacatggacacacacagatCAAAAACCTGAGTAGATCAACAGAATTTGTGCCTTCTCCACGATGCTGATTAAAAGCAGCATAAAGTGCTCATTACTAAAAAATATTAGTAGCATTGTGTTGCATCTGATTTCATCATAAACTCACATAAATCATTTCAGTAAACTGAACTTTTGCTGCAGTCTGTTCAATGAATTGAAATTTGCCTTCCCATCCCCAGGAGACTAGTAGCTGGCTAAGCACCACTGTAAAACCAGTGGGTAAAATAGAACCACAGTTCAATCCTTCAATAATCAgtataatttgtattttttgtgtttattttacgTGTATGTTTGACATCCTCCAACCACTCAGTGGGTGACTTGATTCGCAGATCTTCCATGTTTACTTGTTCAGTTTGACATGACTCTGTGTGAGACTGATAATATGTGCTCATCGGCATCTGATTGTTTAGCAGTGTACACATAGAGACTTGCAAACATAGGACAAGAAGCCCCTTAATAAGTTTAACATGCATTTAACAGGTCTCCTTAGGGTCAAGATGACATAATCTATTCATAAGATTATGTCATTCATAAGTAGGTGATTGTGACAGAATGAGAactatttctgtattttttatattttttataaatttcaccacatttataattatttaaacctCTGACTCCCTCCAATTAAACTTATCAGCAGGAATGCATTTAGTTGCCATCACAGAGGTCAAACTCCTCTTGTAACTTCTAACTCTCAGCATGCCTCTATTGGGATTTTGAACTGTTTCTCTTCTGCTACATTATCCAGGGCTTTTGTTGCCTTCTGATACACCACCATCAATTCATCTATCTGTTTGTGGTTGAGGCACAAAAGCTTGGACCAGTTTTTACCTGAACTGTTAGCTATGGCGTTAGCTTGGTTTTCAGGTGTGATGACAGTTAAGATGGTGACTCTCTTCACTGACCCTACACACTGGTTTTATGTTGATTTATCTGACTGGAAAGACCTGCCCTTTACCAACTGGCTTCtatgaaaaatttaaaagattgGTTATGAAACAAGTCTACTGACATATCAGACGTCTCTGAAGTTGAAGGCATGAAAACAATGCCAAATTTTGTAGTGGCATAGGTAGGGTCTAAGACCTAAACCCCTTTCAAACTGAATCCCCAGTTTGAAAGGGGTCTCCCCAGTGGAGACAACAAAAAGACTAGCAATGATATTGACTGCTGTAATTGCAATTAACTGCTTTCCTACTGATTACTGAGAATAGGTGTGCATCATTTTGTATtttgacataaaaacacactaaaGATAAATAcgttgattaaaaaataattttgtacttaactatatattttttctagACGTTCCTCCATGTTGTGTGggtttgtttgaaataaacctatgttttcatttttcttggtCACTatgtttttctccttctttcaaCAGTATGTGTTGGCTGTGGGTAGCTCAGTTTTTCACGCCATGTTTTATGGTGAACTTGCTGAGAACAAGGATGAAATCCATATTCCAGATGTGGAACCAGCAGCATTTCTGGCAATGCTTAAGTAAGGATTCTCTGCTTAAACATTTGTCATATAGGctcttttaatctatttttttctttctttctttcttttttggaaTACTTAACGTCCAGCTATGTAATAACATATCAAGTTTGatctaaataaataacctaGATGCAATGATGGCAGTGCTATGATACTGTAAAGTTAATCAGTTTCAGATAAAAGCTTAAACTTTAGTGTTTTCTGTCGTCTTTATTATGTGTTGTGGTCTTTTGCAGTATATTCACCATCTGTCATGTTGCTTGTCAATTCTGTTGTGTGAGAAAGCTGAGAATGTCATGTTTACATCAACAGGTACATTTACTGTGACGAAATTGACCTGACTGCTGACACTGTGTTGGCCACTCTTTATGCTGCCAAGAAGTACATAGTCCCTCACCTGGCACGTGCCTGCGTCAACTTCCTGGAGACGAGCCTTAGTGCCAAAAATGCCTGTGTGTTACTCTCCCAGAGCTGCCTGTTTGAGGAGCCAGAGCTGACGCAGCGTTGCTGGGAGGTGATTGATGCCCAAGCTGAGCTGGCGTTACGTTCGGAAGGCTTTTGCGACATTGATGCCCAGACCCTGGAGAGTATCCTACAGCGAGAGACACTCAATGCTAAAGAGATAGTGGTGTTTGAGGCTGCGCTTAACTGGGCTGAGGCAGAGTGCCAGAGACAGGAGCTCACTTCTTCAACTGACAACAAGCGTAAGGTTTTGGGAAAGGCCATGTACCTGATACGTATCCCTGCAATGGCTCTGGATGACTTTGCCAATGGAGCAGCCCAGTCTGGCGTGTTGACACTTAATGAGACTAATGACATCTTCCTGTGGTACACAGCAGCCAAGAAGCCTGAACTGGAGTTTGTCAGTCAGCCTAGAAAGGGCCTGACACCACAGCGTTGCCACAGATTCCAGTCTTGTGCCTACCGGAGCAATCAGTGGCGCTATAGGGGCCGCTGTGACAGTATACAGTTCGCTGTTGACAAGAGAGTATTCATTGCTGGGTTCGGCCTGTATGGATCCAGTTGTGGCTCAGCAGAGTACAGTGCCAAGATAGAGCTGAAACGCCAAGGCATACTGCTGGGGCAGAACCTCAGCAAATACTTCTCAGACGGATCCAGTAATACCTTCCCAGTATGGTTTGAGTATCCAGTCCAAATTGAGCCTGACACATTCTACACTGCCAGTGTAGTTCTCGATGGGAACGAGTTAAGCTACTTTGGACAAGAAGGAATGACAGAGGTACAGTGTGGGAAAGTCACATTTCAGTTCCAGTGTTCCTCAGACAGCACCAATGGCACCGGGGTGCAGGGAGGGCAGATTCCTGAACTTATCTTCTATGCTTGACAATAGCTGTGCACATTATTGGACTGACTTTCAGTGCActtattgaaaaaaagaaaaaatatatcacTTTGTGCATACTGTcacttgttatttatttttgtcacagCTAGATCTCAGACCTATGTGTGGTTTTGATTTTCAGTAAATGGTCCACTTAAGTAGGACCTGTTGACATTTCAAGATGTTCTTTTATCCCAAAAAATGGATTAACTGTCCTTAAGTCCTAAAATAAGTAATACAAAAAGATATCTTGCACCAGATGtggatgtaaatataaatatatgtaaattcTGAAATGTATACGatgccgcagctgtggccaatGCTGTCTGTAAAGATATCTTATATAATGAAAATGCTACCGtatgtttattatttctatGCTTGCATAGAGTGCACATAAATAGCAGCAATAGATCACACTTATGCTTTGATCATTTCATGACGAGTCAGTCTGGACTATCAACATCATAGTAGAAGTAAAGAAGGCTGTATGATGAAAACACTTTCTTATTGTAGTATGTAGTCATTTTTTCCAACTGGTTTGTTGAATCTAGACCAGTAACAACCCACTAATAGAGGGCTTAAAGACTTAGATTAGGGAGCACTACATATGCTGAGTCACATAACTTCTCCAGTAACATGTTGCTCTGTACTTGCACTCATTTCAGTGAGGTCTTATTAAAGacatatttattatgtttacaGTAAAATCGGGACTGAGAATCATAATCATTCATCACATGTTAAGTAGCGTTATCTATCTATATGTGTTTCCACTGCATTTCTCATAAACTAGTTCCTTTTTATCTGAAATGTACCACTAATTGTCCTGGCTCCTGGGTTCTGTTTACAGTAAAAAGATCAAGGATTGATTCAGTGTTAGAAGCTGCTTTGTATCTTATGGacttttatttctctctgttaaCAACCCTGTGTGTTCTGAAATGTGGAGCACTCCCTCCCAATGTGATCCAATGGTACCAACATTTACAAAAGCATACTGTATATGCTACACAGTTGCACTGATGTCGGTTTGTGAATGAGTTATTTTGGTTTACTTGCTTGTTTTAATGAggctttttgttcagttttttcttttttcttaattttctgtGAGACTTAATATTCTTTCTGGTGTAGGTTGAACATCTAAAGTCTTGTCTGCTGACAGCAATGGATGGTTGAACTGGTGTTCATGTCCTGTGTTTACGTGCTGGAAGACCAACGAATGTGTATGGTTgttaataatgcaaataaacaaagcaaGTGGTATATGTTGATTGTGCATCCCATCTGTAAAAAATGATAAGGCTTCATACTACTGTGTGTCAGAAATTGGGAGATGTCGCCCTTCTGTGCTGCAGTGATTTACAATGCCAGTCTGAACTGTCTGTGACTGATGGCCCCTGTCTTCATGCCACTTTTACTCCCTGTTTTTTATGTCAAACACAAACTCTCTTCTGCATCCTATTTACACCTCCCACCTtcctaaaataaactaaaaaataaaactaaattatttaaaagtgcAACCACTTCAGGCAGGGAATATGGCAATACTTATCCTCAACCTTGAATTTTTACTGCAGTCACAAAAAATGCTTGAAAAGACCATCAGAAGTTTTAAAGTTTCCACATTCAGAGGGAAAATATTACAATGTGTTGAATTTCAACAGTCTTCTGGCTGCTTTACCCACAATTGATCTTAAGGGGCTAATTTGAgactgattaatttattaatattattattattattattttaaagacagTCTCAAAAGATAATTTCTAACTTTCTCCATCCTTCACTGATGAAAAAAAGGTAATTGACTATAAATTACAAAACCTATGCAAGGGATGAAATTCAAACGTTAAACACAGACTGgctaaaaacattacaaaaaatacTATTCTCAGTTTCTGTGATTGCACGACATGGTAAAAATCCAAAAACGATGACTCACACTGCATCCTGAGACAAactatcttttatatttatattgctCTGATCTCATCAATTATCCCTCCCGGGAGTGTATGACATGTACTTAATTACAAAATGTACTCAATAACACTGAAAAGATGTTTGACATTGCCAATGAGCATTGAGCCATGATAAATTGAACTCAGTATGTTAGGGGAGATCCCATTAATTTGCTTCATACTGATTTTTCATGAATGTGGCACTAATCTAAACACCATCATTAATTGCACTGGAGGTGGCAAAGGACTACAATAAGCCAGGTGTTAGCTCTCagtagacacacaaacacacacatgcacacatacatggaCATGATTTCACAGAAAACTGTGCAGTTTCAGTGCAGTTTTGATTTGGTTTATCAATTAAAACAattcaaaaacagccagttgttATTATctataaaagcataaaataaaacccATGTCcactaaaatgacattttaaaggtgtttgtCACCATTAGCTTAGTAAAACAGCTGCTAGAGGGTCCTTGTTCACTGTCAGAGATGTGGTGGGAACAACTTTGCTCTTCATGTACTGCATTACCAAGAGTGTAAATTGAATCACTAGCAGAACCTCAGTCCACGGTTGCTCTGGGAGATTTAATTACCAACAATTCAAGGAACAGATGTCCCTAAAGCCTCTAAAATATAAATCTATCAGGCTCATTATTAGTCTGTCCTAAAAGAAATGCTTATTTTATGTAAGGTGattattacttttattctaAACCATTtcaaaaagcaaattaaaagaaatgtaagtGAATCTTGTGGGGTTTAGAATGAAATGCATGGTTAGGAGtctaattataattattttaccaGTCAAGAAatggaaggaaagaaaaagttaattatttgtgttatcCTTTACTACAGATAGTTTAAATACTAGATGTTTCTGTATCTGCCATGAACAACTTTGGGAAATATTTctaactgaaattaaatgtactttcagctttaaaactgcttgTCAGAGTATATGAAAAGATTACATGAAGGAAGTCATAATTAATCACAAATAGGACTTTGAATTCTTAATTTGACATAGATAAGCTCTGGATAAGCTAGACAGATAGCATATATAAGCTTCCCCTCACTAAATATTTAGCaaggaaagagaaaagggaaaatgGACTTGGTGGATATTGACTCAGACTGGGCACATATTGCCCAAGAACATCTCACTGAGGGTTTAATTACTGTTCAGCTCAAATTAAGGATAAAAAGATTCAGCCCAGCTTGATGGAAGACTGTGGATTACTGCTGATCAACATTCTTAAGATGCTCTAAGGTTGACTTCAAGAGTGGTTACAGCAGTGAACAGAACCAAAAGATCTTGTGATATTAGAAGGATGGTGAGTCCTTCACTGACTACTTGGTATCATTGTGGcatgaatggatagatggaaaTGTCTACTAAATCTACGCAACAATATAAATACTGCACATCTtggacagaagaagaaagacacCATTTTCCAACATGTGACTGCAACCCACATCAGCCTGTTTGCTGCAGGCAATCACTCAGTGATATCCTGATAATTTCTATCCCAGCAAAATGTCAATGAATTAATAATGGCCAATGAGAGGAGGGAAATACAGCTGTGAGTTTCAAGAATTCatcaaagaaaataattcaaaatacattttttaattcaacAAACCTCAAGGGAAATATACTTCTCCCCCTATCTACCTTTAAACCATATGTTAACATTTACCCATTTGAAAGTGGAGTTTGCATTTTACAATATACCGGTGAATTCTAAGTGCAAAAAACTCCCCGGTAAGTCTTATGAGAGCCTGTGGCAAGGTCTGCTGGAGGTTATGATGAATTGCTTGAAAAGCTGACAAATTTAAAGGGTGTCTGGGTTTCCCACCACCCTCAATGCACTAACCACAGTCTAGTGGCTGCAAGTAAAGCAGTGAAGCAGACATGAGGCAGGGTGTGAGAGCAGAGGCTGACACAGGGATATATGACAAATCTTCAATGACTAGTATTCAGGTAGTCAGTCCCTTGATGATAATCACAGGCAATTAATCACACATAAGAATGGCAAAAGGCCACAAAATTCAGATTTAAGGTGCAGtttgagattttaaaaaaataaagacaggtGTTTAGTAACTGCTGACAGCTGCTGTCACTGCTTTGTCATCCCCATAACACTTGCAAAACACAAGAGACATTATTCCAAATAATCTACCATCTCATAGCATTTGCTGCTGGTCACATGTAATTGCACAGCAGGGCTGAAGCTGCATTTGtgtttcatttatctttttattcattcatcgcCACCAGATCCAGCAAAATCATTTCAACAGACTGGGACAGTGAGAGGCAAGCTTTTATGTTAGATTAGCCTGTTTATAGCAATGCTGCTCTGCTCCAGTTGGATCAATATGGCTTGGATTTCTGGAGGTAAGTGCTGCATGTATCAGGTGAATTATGATTACTGAAAAGAGTTGAAATACACTTTCGGTGGACAATGGGAGCTGCAGAGCCTattcaaaacaggaaaaaatacagACAACATAGTAAAGGATTATCTGACACACACTGGAAGTGAATTATTTCACCCCGAGTTGTGCAGCGGTAAATACCCAGTTTACATAACTATGTTTTTGTCCTGAAATACAATCCCAGAAGGTATATGAATGCTGCAGTCAGGCAAAAAAGAATAGTCTTTTTACATGCAGTGTGAGCTAAATTTGTTGGTGATGCATTATGCTAATCAACCTATTTATTCCCATGACTATGGATTCATATGCCTGTCACCCACAGCCATTACAGCGAGGCTTGATCAAAACCTTGAATGCTGGCAGCTTCCTACAGCAAAAGGTGATGAGGCCTGAGCATGCTACTTTTTGTTTGTACTCCAGAGCCTTTATTCAAACTGAAGCCTGTCCTCTAAGGCAGCTCCATGGCTTTGATAGTATGGAGAAAGCGGGCCCTTCTCTCCCCAGGGTCTGATATAATGAGAATGAGCTTACTAAACATGATCTGCAGCTCTCTCAAATAAGCTACTTGAAACAGCTCGAGTCTGAAACAGCACAACAAACAGCCCTGATTCATTTGTACACATGCTCTCGCTCTGTCTTTCTCTGGGCAATGAATGGGGGAGGATGGTGTGGTGGGGGgttaatgcattttaatctgGGAGAGAGTGGAGATGGAGCTAGCCCACAGGAGTCTCACTTTGTATACTTTTATTTAGAACTCACTGAAGAAAATCTGGCTTTACAGTTTAATTATTTCCTGCTGgcacaaagaaaatgtgaagtAAATTATGTTTAATGGTTGTAATCATGGTTTGCATTTGAATGCACATTAATGGAAATGTGCTTAACTGTTTCTAAATTCAGCCATTATCAGCTAAATCTTATCGCTTATGCAGCAGCAAGTCTGGTAATCAAGAGAGGCATTATACTGGATTCAAGGTATTTCTTTTGTCAACCAAATCAGAAATTATCAACTAGTCTGAGAGTCAGCACAACGCTTTCCTGTCCATGAATACACAAGCACAGGTGTGCATTTTATGTGCTGAATGCCCACTTTCTCTCCATTTAACCTTTATGTGACAGAACATTTTCCAATGCTGACAAGTTGTGTATGAATGATAACAGTGAGTTCAATACCAGATATAACAGAATGATGTTGCACTGAGAATATAAAGTATGACTGAGCTCTTACAGCCTGCTTTTTGTGTCCTAATTTAAGAAGTGGAGCCTTATCTCTTGTTCCTCTGCcctttttttaatgtcctgCTTACCACAGGGAAAACCACTTTCTGTATCTAAAAGTCTATTCATTATGCTCAAAACAGCATTTCCCAGGCAACTGTGGGATGGAGCTAACAGTAAAAGCTGGTGTCACACAATTCATTGTAACTTTGAAGCACAAATTTATTGTTCAGTTAAAGGGGATCTGAGCATGAAACACCTGCTTTAATAGCATCTTCACATTCAGGAGTTTCACAGATGTACAACTCAAGTCTGTCAATCTGATGATGAGTCTGATGCTGAAGAAACAAAGGAACTTTTATCAGCTTAGCCATTAAGTTAGATAATTACTTGAAGCTGCCTGATCTGTCAGGCGCAGACATTGTtgcaaagcagatttttttttatatagagtaagataaagaaaatatcaGTAAGgatttaaatgcataaaaacacaaaattattaTAGTCTGCCTATAAAAAACCAGACCAATATGTCAGAGTAGAAATTTAATGTTCTGTATCATTTTGGAGATTAATTCCAGCTGCCATCAGTGTTCACCTGACCTAActaaatgtctttttctgtctgtgcGTTCTTGAGTCAACCCTCAAAATATTACCTGCCTGCCCTCAATAATGGCCTCAATTTAAGACTTACCATGCCTTACCTTCCCCCCTTTTCTCCACTTCCTTTTGAGATAGCCAAGCTTTTTTTTCAGACTGAGCTGCTGGAAATAATCACAGCACCTGAGATGAATGAATGtgtcttgtttttaaaagttgtcTAGCCGactttgaatgttttatgtttgttcacGAGCAGCCTTCTACTTCCATGTTATATGTTGTAAAGCCAGTTGACAGCTGTGAAAAATACAGCCACTAATAGTGTCAatccaataaaagaaaaaaatgtaaatatacttcaaatataaaaaaagatggcATCACTCATCCCAAACAGATCCATTGTCTATATGACAGAGtaatcaatgtttttttatttatttattttatttttatttttttattttgtttatttattttttgtggcaGGCACTTATATAGGTACATGGGCATGGGATGAGCACTACAGTCAGGGGAGGTGGGACATatgcatcttgtttttatttgcaggattgtaaaagagagagaaaatactgtggttgttgttgtgtggGCAGATGTCATTTCAGTAGCATTTCCACTGCACCCATGATGCAGTCATCTTTATCTAATAAATAGCACTAGTGGATTGAaaagtagcaaaaaaaaaaaaaaaaaaaaaaagaaagaaatgatgcAAATCAGTgttgtttacctttttttccttaaacCTGCCCCAAATCAAAATCTGCAACTGGCATTGTAACTTTTAAGCTTAATAACTCATTGTAATGAATTCATTGTTGTCATTTATAAATGAGAGTAATGAATTGGATGAATTATATGAATTATTAGGATTCTCTTTTATTGTTGCAGAACGTCTTAGCCATTCCAaggcaagaaaaaaaggaaaaaaatcaagaaagaGATGTAATAACAAGCAACCTATAATGCATCTAATTCTAACATAACATCAATTATTGTGTTGTCACCTAGGGCCATACTAAAGCAAGCAGAGCAAGAACAAAGCATTTGCAACTTAAACATAAGTGCTTGCAATTTTGCAGAAGTAGCATTTGTGAAGAAAAATGTAACAATAGAGTAATTTAATATGCTCAAAAAGTGCAAGATCAGGAAATTTGCACTGGTACTAAAGTATCTGAataattagttgttttttttttttttatcaaagtatCATTCTGAGTGCTAAACTCAAACATTTGCCAGCATGCCAAATCCCTTTCATATGTTTCTAGCCATCCCTTTGTTACATAGGAGAGATATCAAAAGGCTAAATACGTCAGAGCTCAGGAGATTGGAGTGGAGGGGGATTTTCCTTCAGTGTGCAGTTCTGCACCTCCAGCAACATTCATGACCATGGGGAAGAGGCGGAGTAGCTGGAATTCTATTTCTCAGTGatgaattttttttcatcatgccTCTTTTGCATAACAAAGCTGTATAAAATACATTATGTATGTCAAAGTGTAACTGTAAACCACCACCATCATGGCTTATAGAGCAGACCTCTGTTCTttcaggaataaaaacaaatcatggtGCCACTGCTTTATGGAGTTTAAAAATATCACCACCCACTACCACCTCAATACAGGCATGATTCACTAaccatatttaatttcattagaGGGCTTATGTAATTTCCCTTGTAATTCATCCAATACCTACAATATGAAAGGACTGCATATAATTATTCATAAGTATCTGAATACATccttttaatttgctttatcaATAAAGTCTCACGCACCAGTGACTTGTTTCTTTCAATGCCAAACAGAATTCAATAGAGCACAGAGAAGGAGCTGTGGATTTGTAATATTTCATCAGTGGTCTATTAGACTGATAAAAGGGATGGGATGAAAAGAAGGCCCATTACAGCTGAGGATCCATGCCAGGTGTCACTCTAATTTAATCGAGCCTCTAAAGACAAAGAGGTGGCCTTAGGGAAACCTCTCAATAATAGGCCTGACTGCAGATGACAAGTGGCACAGTAACCTGTGATTGAAAGGACAGACAGGGGGCTTTAGGGCAGCTTCATCCTGCACAAATAATGAGTGGTTTTAGGGGCTCAGACATTCAGAATGTGTTTTCAAAGGgattgaaaaagaaattatatgaTGTCTAGTAACTGATTCACAAAGAAAAAGGCAGTAAATGCATGGAGCATCGCAAGttgtaaacaaagaaacaggaaagtttgaaattaaattaatctaaatGGTATGACATGAAATGTAATtgtataaaataacattaaattctatgaaataaaaaaaaatctagtgaCTAAAATGAGAGATGTGACATTCAGCATACTGTAGGCTTGACAGGTTTTAATATGGAAGTTCAGTGGTATACTGGATTTGTCTGTGGTTAAATCAACTTTGATAGATAACTGTAgatgtttgtatgtttaatATACCATTCAGCTAAAGATAATCCATAATACGATCTGTATCAAAGAACGGATAAACAAAACAGTCTTGAAAAGCAGCAGATAAACCTGTATAACCAGTTTTAAAGTTTCTGTGCCATGGCCTCATTGGGCACTGCAGCTAAATATATtctgatgaaagaaagaaaaattatcaGACACCAGTGGAAACGATAGTGGTCAGGATAAGATGCCTCAGATAAATTATGCTTAAGCAACGCTACCTAAGTCATTCGGTTACTCAGATATTCAATACAGCACTACAGGTCCTCAAGAAGATTTGCAGGATTAGAGGTTGTAAGCCAAGCAAGTTAAATATATTGATCCCCTCACAGAGAGCTGCATTCAATTTCCCAACAATTAGATGTACCTGAAGGTTAATATGGTgctttgttaatttgttttgttgccCAAAAATTGACTCTCTATTTGTTCTTGTTATCGTACTGCATATGCTGCGACCGCTCTAGCAAACTCTTAGGTTGAAAGGCTTAAATCTCTTATATCCACACTGCAATCATAGAGGTCATTTGCTAATTAGTAATGCAATGACATTAGCACATTAGGAGAAAGCCTTTTCTCACAGTGCCGCTTCTGTAGGTAAGTACTTGTTTCACTGCTACCCAGTAGATCATTTCAAAGCACCAAGACAGACAACCGTGAATTAGATCAGCCACAACCTTGTAACCACGGTTACTCCTCCCATGACCCCAGTATGTTTGTAATGGCCTTTAATATCCACACATAGCAATTTTGTTTATGTCTCCTGGCTGATTTCATATTCTGAGGATGTTGCATGACATGGGGACTTATTTCTCGCATGGGATTTGTGGAATATGTTTCTGGTGCATGTGCACTGGGTTCAGATAGAGTAGAAATGACAGCAACATTACATGGTTGAAATGAAACCTCCATAATGCTATCCATTTTTATTCATAAGAACCTGACATGACTCTCAATGGTT from Melanotaenia boesemani isolate fMelBoe1 chromosome 16, fMelBoe1.pri, whole genome shotgun sequence carries:
- the btbd3b gene encoding BTB/POZ domain-containing protein 3: MVDAKGRNMKCLTFFLMLPESVKSKSSKSSKKGNVSGSSKLPPVCYEIITLRSKKKKKMAADIFPTKKPASTTTVQQYQQQNLNNNNTIQNCNWQGLYSTIRERNSVMFNNELMADVHFVMGQPGRTQRLPGHRYVLAVGSSVFHAMFYGELAENKDEIHIPDVEPAAFLAMLKYIYCDEIDLTADTVLATLYAAKKYIVPHLARACVNFLETSLSAKNACVLLSQSCLFEEPELTQRCWEVIDAQAELALRSEGFCDIDAQTLESILQRETLNAKEIVVFEAALNWAEAECQRQELTSSTDNKRKVLGKAMYLIRIPAMALDDFANGAAQSGVLTLNETNDIFLWYTAAKKPELEFVSQPRKGLTPQRCHRFQSCAYRSNQWRYRGRCDSIQFAVDKRVFIAGFGLYGSSCGSAEYSAKIELKRQGILLGQNLSKYFSDGSSNTFPVWFEYPVQIEPDTFYTASVVLDGNELSYFGQEGMTEVQCGKVTFQFQCSSDSTNGTGVQGGQIPELIFYA